One stretch of Pseudomonas sp. NC02 DNA includes these proteins:
- a CDS encoding membrane integrity-associated transporter subunit PqiC, which yields MALPLKITLLTGLLLLTACRSEPIQFHTLTPVQRSNASLAAGGEIRIESITVPPQVDRPQIVIRQGDSGVAILETQWWAASLVDELRSALVDQLASSRKNLAVRIEVQRFDSIPGQYALLDVKWRLRQTGTDERTPLTCRTVVQSPSGPTIDDLVIAQQNNVKRFAALLSQAADKSSSECPAVR from the coding sequence ATGGCTTTGCCGCTGAAGATCACGCTGCTCACCGGGTTGCTGCTGCTGACGGCGTGCCGCAGTGAGCCCATTCAATTTCATACCCTGACGCCGGTGCAGCGCAGCAATGCGTCATTGGCCGCGGGGGGCGAGATCCGGATTGAAAGCATCACGGTCCCGCCACAGGTCGACAGGCCACAGATTGTCATCCGCCAGGGTGACAGCGGCGTGGCCATTCTCGAGACGCAATGGTGGGCTGCCAGCCTGGTGGATGAGTTGCGCAGCGCGCTGGTGGATCAACTCGCCAGCAGCCGGAAAAACCTGGCGGTGCGCATTGAGGTCCAGCGCTTTGACTCGATCCCCGGGCAGTACGCCCTGCTCGACGTCAAATGGCGGCTTCGCCAGACGGGCACGGACGAACGCACGCCGCTGACGTGTCGCACGGTGGTGCAGTCGCCATCCGGCCCGACCATTGACGACCTGGTGATCGCGCAGCAAAACAACGTCAAGCGGTTTGCCGCGCTGCTCAGCCAGGCCGCCGACAAGTCATCGAGTGAGTGCCCCGCCGTGCGGTAA